The Gambusia affinis linkage group LG11, SWU_Gaff_1.0, whole genome shotgun sequence genome contains a region encoding:
- the ikzf2 gene encoding zinc finger protein Helios encodes MEMETSEDYSTSNGQCSSGKEDSRMVVDMSPLNVPALPQGPNSPNEVAIKQEEDLVEDGDNSSTAPEEMGHLGDEGATPEESTTSSPHNEQDGSGPNAPSDAGIRQQNGDRPFQCNQCGVSFTQKGNLLRHIKLHTGEKPFKCPFCSYACRRRDALTGHLRTHSVGKPHKCNFCGRSYKQRTSLEEHKERCHSYLSLDPGASIGPYTGEVPKGAMAEAGSMPAFDRPPVIERLPTNVGKRKSTTPQKFVGEKLRYSYPDIGYHEMRLKYENHPEMIPPHMMDQAINNAITYLGSDNLRPMLHHPGPSVSMAEVVPIVNPLYHHVLPFSQQPERPGNSETLPPHPPQSQEFPSHPTSNGATSLTRQNKQPQASQEESTSNSGVDSADSARSSPQERQGYLNSSAAAGLRSRASLAVGSGERVIDASPRSGTGVGTGMMRVATERPMGHEGVRVFARDGHELRAFQCEHCRLLFLDHVMYTIHMGCHGYRDPLECNICGHRSKDRYEFSSHIVRGEHTFH; translated from the exons GTAACGGCCAATGCTCTTCCGGCAAGGAGGACTCGAGAATGGTGGTGGATATGTCACCACTTAATGTACCAGCACTTCCCCAGGGTCCTAATTCCCCCAATG aAGTGGCTATAAAGCAAGAGGAAGATCTGGTGGAAGATGGGGACAACAGCAGCACAGCACCTGAAGAAATGGGTCACCTAGGAGATGAAGGAGCAACACCGGAGGAATCTACGACTAGTAGCCCACACAATGAACAAGACGGGTCTGGACCAAATGCACCATCAGATGCAGGGATTCGACAACAAAATG GTGACAGGCCCTTCCAGTGCAACCAGTGCGGTGTATCGTTCACCCAGAAGGGGAACCTGCTGCGACACATTAAGCTGCACACAGGTGAAAAACCCTTCAAGTGCCCCTTCTGCAGCTATGCTTGCCGACGCCGTGATGCCCTCACTGGCCATCTTCGTACTCATTCTG TTGGCAAACCACACAAGTGCAACTTCTGTGGACGGAGTTACAAACAACGGACATCCCTGGAGGAGCACAAAGAGCGTTGTCACAGTTACCTCAGCTTGGATCCTGGTGCCAGCATAGGCCCTTACACAG GTGAAGTTCCAAAAGGGGCCATGGCTGAGGCCGGCAGTATGCCAGCCTTCGATCGGCCACCTGTCATTGAAAGACTGCCCACTAACGTTGGCAAGAGGAAGAGCACTACACCTCAAAAATTTGTGG gaGAAAAGCTTCGCTACAGCTACCCTGATATAGGCTATCATGAGATGCGCTTGAAATATGAAAATCATCCTGAAATGATACCGCCCCACATGATGGACCAGGCTATCAACAATGCCATAACATACTTGGGATCAGATAACCTCCGTCCTATGCTCCACCATCCAGGTCCATCTGTATCTATGGCTGAGGTTGTTCCCATTGTCAATCCCCTTTATCACCATGTTCTACCATTTAGCCAGCAACCAGAGCGTCCAGGAAACTCAGAAACACTTCCACCACATCCACCCCAATCCCAAGAGTTTCCCAGCCACCCCACTTCGAATGGCGCTACTTCCTTAACTCGGCAGAACAAGCAACCTCAGGCATCACAGGAGGAATCAACAAGCAACAGTGGCGTTGATTCGGCTGACTCAGCTCGAAGCAGCCCTCAGGAAAGGCAGGGGTACCTGAACTCCAGCGCAGCTGCAGGCCTCAGGTCACGAGCCAGTCTAGCTGTGGGCTCTGGTGAACGAGTTATTGATGCGTCACCCAGGAGCGGGACAGGAGTGGGAACAGGGATGATGCGTGTGGCAACAGAGCGGCCAATGGGCCATGAAGGGGTGCGGGTGTTCGCTCGAGACGGCCACGAGCTGCGAGCCTTTCAGTGTGAGCACTGTCGACTGCTCTTTCTGGACCACGTCATGTACACCATCCACAtgggttgccatggttacagaGATCCCCTGGAGTGCAACATCTGTGGTCACCGAAGCAAAGACCGCTATGAGTTCTCTTCGCACATAGTTCGAGGAGAGCACACTTTCCATTAA